CTGCCGAGCGCATGATCGACCATCGCCGAGATGAGCCGGTTGCGGACACGCAGGCGTCCGGGGGCGCCCAATCGTTGCGGCAGGCAAAGTCGCGTAATCTCGCGAACCTGCTCCCCCCGGGGCGCATCGCACTCGCAGAGCGACGCGAAACGATCGGCGAGAAGATGTGCGCCCTCTGTCGATAGCAGCCGCATCGACCCCTGGTGAATGCAGCCATCGTCGGTGGCGATCAGATAGACCGCCTTGTCGCCGTCATAGCTGTCGATTTCATAGCGGCCGCCGACGACCGGAACATCCCAGCCCAGCAGATCGACGAACAGGGTCTTGCGGTCCTCGAACATCGAGGCGGCGCGCGCATCGGTAAGCGAGCACCCTTTGACAATATGGATCATGGCAGTAGCTCCCGTTCAAATTGAACAGTCGCGAAGGGAGCAGAGATGAAGGGCTCAAACAGTCGTCAATATTGAGGATGCGGCGATCCCGCTCAGAACCGCGGGACGATCTCCTCGATGCAGACGATTCCGCAGGCGAGCGCGATCGCCGGGAGCTGCGCGCGGGAATAGATTCCGAAATGTTCGCGCAGGTCACGCATGTAGGTGCGCACTGTCGTCGGGGCGATGTTCATCATGATCCCGATCTCGACGTCGCTCTTGCCCATCGCCGCCAAGCGAAAGCATTCGAGCCGCTTTGGGCTGAGATGGGGTAATTTCAGCGGGCGCGCCGGAAAGCCGTGCAAGCGCCGCGCCTCGGTAAACGCCTCGCTCGCCATCAGCGTCGCGATCCGGCAGATATGCGATGGCGGCAATTGCCCGTCGCGCGTTGCGAACGTACAGCATCCGGGCGGCTCGCCGGCGACGCCAATCGGAACGGTGAGGCCGTTGCGCAGGCCATGACGCGCGGCTTCGCGCACGATGCGCGCCTGTCGCCGCGTGAAGCCGCCCAGCAGTCGCTCCATTTCGTGCCAGCAGAACGCCCGGCTTGTCGAGCGCGCCGCGAGCAAGGCGGGATCGTCGCGGTAATAGCCTTCGGCGACGAAAACGTCGCCCCAGCTCTGGAAATTGTCCATGCGGAAATATCGCCCACCGGGCTGAAAGAAGGCCATGCTCTGGACGATCGCGAGCCATGGGAGGCCGAGCTGGCGTGCGGCGGCCTCGCTGCAACTGAACAGCTCGCGATCACTGTTCGCGCGCCTGGCCTGCTTA
This DNA window, taken from Sphingopyxis sp. PAMC25046, encodes the following:
- a CDS encoding acyl-homoserine-lactone synthase translates to MIHIVKGCSLTDARAASMFEDRKTLFVDLLGWDVPVVGGRYEIDSYDGDKAVYLIATDDGCIHQGSMRLLSTEGAHLLADRFASLCECDAPRGEQVREITRLCLPQRLGAPGRLRVRNRLISAMVDHALGSGITMLTGVVTAAFREEVLAMGWRAAPLGPARRIDGAFLGAFRIEICAGTPALLASNGIYVPGAITPDAAARAA
- a CDS encoding LuxR family transcriptional regulator, encoding MPFRDLDAYIKQARRANSDRELFSCSEAAARQLGLPWLAIVQSMAFFQPGGRYFRMDNFQSWGDVFVAEGYYRDDPALLAARSTSRAFCWHEMERLLGGFTRRQARIVREAARHGLRNGLTVPIGVAGEPPGCCTFATRDGQLPPSHICRIATLMASEAFTEARRLHGFPARPLKLPHLSPKRLECFRLAAMGKSDVEIGIMMNIAPTTVRTYMRDLREHFGIYSRAQLPAIALACGIVCIEEIVPRF